A window of the Cannabis sativa cultivar Pink pepper isolate KNU-18-1 chromosome X, ASM2916894v1, whole genome shotgun sequence genome harbors these coding sequences:
- the LOC133032438 gene encoding beta-galactosidase 13-like yields MVFDGRHVLLVLAILSVVLSSTVVSQRGRHIQGVVYDGRSLIINGKRELLFSGSIHYPRSTPDMWPDLIQKAKHGGLNVIQTYVFWNIHEPVKGEFNFEGNKDLVKFIKLIGEQGMYVTLRVGPFIQAEWNHGGLPYWLREVPDIIFRSDNAPFKYHMKKYVKMIINKMKEEKLFAPQGGPIILAQIENEYNHVQLAYRELGARYVQWAANMAVGLKIGVPWVMCKQKDAPDPVINTCNGRHCGDTFTGPNKPNKPSIWTENWTAQYRVFGDPPSQRAVEDIAYSVARFFSKNGTLNNYYMYHGGTNFARTSAVFTTTRYYDEAPLDEYGLQREPKWSHLRDLHKALNLCKKALLWGTSGVQRLGKHTEVRLYEKPGTSICAAFLTNNSTKAGHTVKFKGDTFYLPPRSISILPDCKNVVYNTEIIVSQHNARNYVRPKETKNLKWKMSPEPIPNVHQLHVSSKIPNELYGMLKDTTDYGWYTTSIELSRHDLPMRPDILPVLRVASLGHALHAFVNGEYIGSAHGSHEEKGFLFQKAITLKPGTNHISVLGMTVGLPDSGAYMEHRYAGPRAITILGLNTGTIDLTQNGWGHQVGLTGENNHVFSESGAKKIEWTEVKEEGRALTWYKTRFHAPEGKDPVAIRMNGMGKGMIWVNGQSIGRYWMSYLSPLGKPSQEEYHIPRSYLKPKKNLLVILEEEKANPDDIEILTVNRDTICSIITETAPPHVKSWAREENDIRPVVDHLHPAAHLKCPNHKKIVAVEFASFGDPEGACGSFFVGKCDSALTKGIVEQECLGKSSCTVPAKREVFDKNGDHCPDTMKTLAIQVKCAAKD; encoded by the exons ATGGTGTTTGATGGTCGGCATGTGCTTTTAGTACTCGCCATTCTTTCGGTTGTGCTGTCTTCTACTGTCGTTTCTCAAAGAGGGAGACATATTCAGGGTGTTGTTTATGATGGAAGGTCTTTGATCATCAATGGAAAACGAGAGCTTCTTTTCTCTGGCTCCATTCATTATCCGCGTAGTACCCCAGAT ATGTGGCCAGATCTAATTCAGAAGGCCAAACATGGTGGTTTGAATGTGATCCAGACATACGTTTTTTGGAACATTCATGAGCCTGTTAAAGGCGAG TTTAATTTTGAAGGAAACAAAGATTTGGTGAAGTTCATTAAATTGATTGGTGAACAAGGAATGTATGTAACGCTCAGGGTTGGACCTTTCATTCAAGCCGAATGGAACCATGG AGGTCTTCCATATTGGTTGAGAGAAGTCCCTGACATCATTTTCCGTTCTGATAATGCACCCTTCAAG TACCACATGAAAAAATATGTGAAGATGATTATAAACAAGATGAAAGAAGAGAAGCTTTTTGCTCCACAAGGTGGTCCAATTATTTTGGCACAG ATTGAAAATGAGTACAACCATGTCCAACTTGCATATAGAGAATTGGGAGCTAGATATGTTCAGTGGGCTGCAAACATGGCTGTGGGATTGAAAATTGGAGTTCCATGGGTCATGTGCAAGCAGAAAGATGCTCCTGATCCAGTG ATTAACACATGCAATGGAAGACATTGTGGAGATACTTTCACTGGTCCTAATAAGCCCAACAAGCCATCTATTTGGACTGAGAATTGGACTGCTCA ATACCGAGTTTTTGGAGATCCTCCTTCTCAAAGAGCAGTAGAAGACATTGCATATTCGGTAGCCCGGTTCTTCTCTAAGAATGGAACTCTGAACAACTACTATATG TACCATGGTGGGACTAATTTTGCTAGAACAAGTGCTGTTTTCACTACAACTAGATACTATGATGAAGCTCCTCTTGATGAATATG GTTTACAACGGGAGCCTAAGTGGAGTCATCTAAGAGACTTACACAAGGCTTTGAATCTATGTAAGAAAGCTTTGCTTTGGGGAACTTCTGGAGTCCAAAGGTTGGGCAAGCACACTGAG GTTCGGCTTTATGAGAAGCCAGGAACATCCATATGTGCTGCTTTTTTAACCAACAACAGCACCAAAGCCGGACACACTGTGAAATTTAAGGGTGACACGTTTTACCTGCCACCAAGGTCCATAAGTATTCTTCCTGATTGTAAGAATGTGGTCTACAACACTGAAATT ATTGTATCACAACATAATGCAAGGAATTATGTCAGACCGAAAGAAACCAAAAATCTTAAATGGAAGATGTCTCCGGAGCCCATTCCAAATGTTCATCAACTGCATGTTAGTAGCAAAATACCAAATGAGCTCTATGGCATGCTTAAAGATACCACAGACTATGGATGGTACACCACCAG CATTGAACTAAGTCGACATGACTTGCCAATGAGGCCTGATATTCTACCTGTTTTAAGAGTTGCAAGTCTTGGCCATGCACTGCATGCATTTGTTAACGGTGAATATATTG GATCTGCACATGGGAGTCATGAAGAGAAGGGGTTTCTATTCCAAAAAGCCATAACCTTAAAGCCTGGGACTAATCATATATCAGTGTTGGGCATGACAGTTGGACTCCCT GATAGTGGAGCCTATATGGAGCACAGATATGCTGGGCCCCGAGCTATCACAATTCTTGGTTTGAACACTGGAACAATCGATCTTACACAAAATGGTTGGGGGCATcag GTTGGTCTGACTGGAGAAAATAATCATGTGTTTTCTGAAAGTGGAGCAAAGAAGATTGAGTGGACTGAAGTCAAAGAAGAAGGACGAGCTCTCACTTGGTACAAG ACACGGTTTCATGCCCCTGAAGGTAAAGACCCGGTTGCTATCAGAATGAATGGAATGGGCAAAGGAATGATCTGGGTTAATGGCCAAAGCATCGGACGGTATTGGATGTCTTATCTCTCTCCTCTTGGAAAACCTTCTCAAGAAGA ATACCACATTCCAAGATCATACCTGAAGCCAAAGAAAAACCTTCTTGTTATTTTGGAGGAGGAGAAAGCGAACCCAGACGACATCGAGATATTAACTGTTAACAGAGACACCATCTGTAGTATCATAACAGAGACAGCTCCACCCCACGTCAAATCATGGGCAAGGGAAGAAAATGACATTAGACCCGTCGTTGATCATTTACATCCTGCGGCTCACCTCAAGTGTCCTAACCACAAGAAGATCGTAGCCGTTGAATTTGCAAGCTTTGGCGACCCAGAAGGCGCTTGCGGAAGCTTCTTTGTCGGAAAATGCGACTCTGCTCTAACCAAGGGAATTGTTGAACAG GAATGCTTGGGAAAATCAAGTTGTACAGTGCCAGCAAAGAGAGAGGTTTTCGACAAGAATGGTGATCATTGCCCAGATACAATGAAAACGCTTGCGATCCAAGTAAAGTGTGCTGCTAAGGATTAA